From a single Vibrio chagasii genomic region:
- a CDS encoding DUF3087 domain-containing protein, protein MKLQKIDKEEYRKKMNLLLVGLVGSLAVFAIVFGTILIDLFGTTDSIAGESTGNFHLNVLGVILSVALNAFIASRVKGHEYFKEAVYVWNLKQIHNQIYRKLKRIQPKAEQGDQDALVILYFYYTTQKQVYDLDNNTLTITTVQNSLDNIVELSKKWGIELDIESFSRDLITKF, encoded by the coding sequence ATGAAGTTGCAGAAAATAGATAAAGAAGAATATAGAAAGAAGATGAACCTGTTGTTGGTGGGTTTAGTTGGATCACTTGCAGTGTTTGCTATCGTATTCGGCACCATACTGATTGACTTATTTGGCACAACAGATTCGATTGCTGGTGAATCAACGGGCAATTTCCATTTAAACGTGCTTGGAGTGATCTTGTCTGTAGCGCTAAATGCTTTTATTGCGAGTCGCGTAAAAGGACATGAATACTTCAAGGAAGCGGTGTACGTGTGGAACCTAAAACAAATCCACAATCAAATTTATCGAAAACTAAAACGAATTCAACCGAAGGCTGAGCAAGGTGACCAAGATGCGTTGGTCATTCTGTACTTCTATTACACCACACAAAAACAAGTATACGACCTAGATAACAACACATTGACGATAACGACGGTGCAGAACTCCCTAGATAACATCGTAGAGCTGAGTAAAAAATGGGGTATAGAGTTAGATATAGAATCCTTTTCGAGAGATTTAATCACAAAGTTTTGA
- a CDS encoding HlyD family efflux transporter periplasmic adaptor subunit, whose translation MVGIEKRQKVLAMKVKFHLDKKNKPQSDDGVKVAYGQAKRGGYRFRWYLILSLVISPLLFVAYFFLKTNFLVIAPAIITSYPVTLTAKVAGIVGPIPIEDGTQMDREQTAIQLTNLEIEAQIEFIHAELLGLKDDLSSEMEALHLNGMAETRRNLIKVQQIQKRYEEYRKKGQVSDVDYASIVGMGNSLNNQLNQQKLDYHNAKLAEKERKLAGPVSMARRSLMKDLALKRVEEQELSIKSPYAGRVVDIHVVEGQRVFEGDELVTIAPNTVPHIVAYLDPKYLEDAVKGANVLVKFPNGSSFDAEVSDSVEVVSKLPSQLVSPFEGQPAYLKVVLDFITAPPEEYWVEGMTVEARF comes from the coding sequence TTGGTGGGTATTGAAAAAAGGCAAAAGGTTTTAGCAATGAAAGTAAAGTTTCATCTGGATAAGAAAAACAAACCTCAATCGGATGACGGCGTAAAGGTTGCTTACGGACAAGCTAAAAGAGGGGGCTATCGCTTTCGTTGGTATTTGATATTGAGCTTGGTAATAAGTCCGCTTTTATTCGTGGCTTATTTTTTCTTGAAGACAAACTTTCTCGTAATTGCTCCGGCTATTATTACATCTTATCCAGTTACTTTAACTGCTAAGGTTGCAGGTATTGTTGGGCCGATTCCCATAGAAGACGGGACTCAAATGGATAGAGAACAGACTGCAATTCAATTGACGAATTTGGAAATCGAAGCACAGATTGAGTTTATACATGCGGAACTTTTGGGACTAAAAGATGATTTATCAAGCGAAATGGAAGCATTGCACTTGAATGGTATGGCAGAAACACGTCGGAACCTAATTAAAGTACAGCAGATTCAGAAACGCTATGAAGAATATCGTAAAAAAGGTCAAGTATCTGATGTTGACTATGCGAGCATTGTAGGGATGGGTAATTCGCTAAATAATCAATTGAACCAACAAAAGCTTGATTATCACAATGCTAAATTGGCCGAAAAGGAGCGAAAGTTGGCAGGGCCAGTAAGTATGGCTAGACGCTCATTAATGAAAGACCTTGCGCTCAAGCGTGTGGAAGAGCAAGAGCTTTCCATAAAGTCGCCATATGCAGGACGTGTTGTTGATATACATGTTGTCGAGGGGCAGCGTGTTTTTGAAGGCGATGAGCTAGTGACAATAGCCCCAAATACCGTTCCTCATATCGTGGCTTACCTAGACCCTAAATATTTAGAAGACGCGGTAAAAGGAGCAAATGTGTTGGTAAAGTTTCCTAACGGTAGCTCGTTTGACGCTGAAGTGTCAGATTCTGTGGAAGTTGTGAGTAAATTACCAAGCCAGTTAGTAAGCCCGTTTGAAGGCCAGCCTGCGTATTTGAAAGTTGTATTGGACTTTATTACAGCACCACCAGAAGAGTATTGGGTTGAAGGGATGACTGTTGAAGCTCGATTTTAG
- the trmY gene encoding tRNA (pseudouridine(54)-N(1))-methyltransferase TrmY → MRSFVLRARAAPTESKLILEGVGQDAHTEILAHTLMNTIFVAQSHRENVTVHLVLESTKDFSRTITFDSNEITNIGGFHESALLSAVVRAVDASQGMTKEQTRQVEPGITVRTMSFEKLVKELAEDHQLYMMDKKGDFIRDAEIAENPCFLLTDHIPMPKKSYNSLKRLGTEKISLGPNMLFASQCVVLINNELDIRGF, encoded by the coding sequence ATGCGTTCATTTGTATTACGCGCTCGCGCAGCCCCTACGGAGAGTAAACTTATCTTAGAAGGCGTTGGACAAGATGCTCATACTGAGATTCTGGCTCATACTCTGATGAACACGATCTTCGTTGCCCAGTCTCACCGCGAGAATGTCACCGTACACCTTGTATTAGAAAGTACTAAAGACTTTTCACGTACAATTACATTCGATTCAAACGAAATCACTAACATTGGTGGTTTCCATGAGTCGGCGTTGTTGTCAGCGGTAGTAAGAGCGGTTGACGCTTCCCAAGGTATGACTAAAGAACAGACGCGTCAGGTTGAACCGGGCATCACAGTTCGTACTATGAGTTTTGAAAAGCTAGTTAAAGAACTGGCTGAAGACCACCAGCTGTACATGATGGATAAAAAAGGTGACTTTATCCGTGATGCAGAGATTGCTGAAAACCCATGTTTCCTTTTGACTGATCACATCCCTATGCCTAAGAAAAGCTACAACAGCTTAAAGCGCCTAGGTACAGAGAAAATCAGCTTAGGTCCAAACATGCTATTCGCTTCTCAGTGTGTCGTGTTAATCAACAACGAATTGGATATCCGCGGTTTCTAA